ACCGTCTCTGTCAATCAGGCGTACGCGGTTCGTGTCGTGACGAAACGCAGCTCCCTTGTCTTTCGGGTTGTTCAGGGCAATGAGATCGAGGTTCTTCTCTGCGATCTTGCGACGTGCGTTGTCGATCTCGTTGTCTGTCTCGAGGGCGAAGCCGACGAGCGTCTGCTCCGGCTCCTTGGATCGGCCCAGTTCGGCAAGGATGTCACGGGTTCGGTGCAGTGTTAGCACCAGGTCGCCATCTCCCTCTTTTTTGATCTTCGACGACGCGGTCGACTCTGTCGTGTAGTCCGCCACGGCAGCCGCCATGATCACGACGTCCGCATCGCGATGTCGGATCACGGCCTGGTACATCTCGTTCGCGGTCGTTACGTCAATGCGTTCGACGCCGGTTGGAGACGGCAGGTCGGAGGGCCCCGACACCAGAACCACATGGGCTCCGCGTAGCCTGGCGGCAATGGCCAGAGCGAAGCCCATCTTTCCGGACGAGTGATTGGTAAGAAACCTGACGGGGTCGATTGACTCGCGCGTCGGCCCTGCGGTCACCAGCACTTTCATCCCGACGAGGTCTTCGCACGCCTCGATCCGCTGCTGCAATTCGCGGGCTATGCGCTCCACGATTGCCTCCGGCTCCGGCAGCCGCCCCTGTCCGACCAGCCCACTCGCGAGTTCGCCCCGATCCGGCGGCATGACGACATAACCATACTCCTCGAGCGTCTCCAGATTCGACTGCGTCGCAGGATGGACGAACATGTCGTGATCCATCGCGGGACAAACTAGGATGGGGCAGCGTGCAGCAAGCGCCACGGCAGTGAGCATGGAGTCGCAGAGTCCGTGGGCGAGCTTGCCGACGGTCTGGGCTGTCGCCGGCGCGACGACAAACAGATCCGCCCACAGGCCAAGCGACACGTGCTTCGTCCAGCTTCCCGATTCATTCTCGGGAAAGATCTCCATGAGGACTTCGCGTTCAGAAAGCGTCCCGAGGGTGAGCGGCCCGATAAAACGAGTCGCATCCGGCGTCATCACGACCTGTACGGTCGCACCCGCCTTCTTCAGCAACCGGACCAACTCAGCCGATTTGTAGGCCGCGATGCCACCGGTCACACCAAGAATGATATTTCGGTCAGATAGATCAGTCACCGTTTTTTCGTTGTCGAGATTCGATCGCCGGGTTCGAGTCGGGATCCGCATCGAGAAAAGAGTGGATCAGTGCAAGCGTATCGGTTACAGCACTGTCCAGGTCCTCGTTGACGACGACGGCGTCGAAGCGATCCTGGTGCTCGAGTTCGTACGTGGCCTTGTCGATACGATCGGCCAGTGACGACGGATCTTCACTTCCCCTCAGTGTGAGTCTCTTTTCCAGTTCTTCCAACGATGGCGGGCGGATGAAGATCACGAAACAATCTGTTCCGAAGGCCTCACGGACGTTCAGCGCCCCCTTGACGTCGATGTCGAGCAGCACAGGTCCCTCGGCGGCTGTCCGGTCCACCTCACGTTGCAGCGTTCCATAAAGCCTGCCCGGGTACACCTCCTGGTATTCCAGGAGCTCGCCGGACTCGATGTAATCGTTGAACGTCTCAGGTGAGACGAAATGGTAGTCGACCCCGTCACGCTCGTAGTGACGAATAGGACGCGTGGTTACAGAAACAGAGAACCGGAGATCCGGCATCTGGGCCATGACGCGGCGAGCGATGCTCGTCTTGCCGGAGCCACTCGGGGCGGTGAGGACAACGATTCTTCGTCGGTCCGCGTTGCCGTTACTATTGGACGTTTTCGATTTGTTCACGGACTCTCTCAAGTTCTTCTTTCATTCGCACCACGACGTGGGCGATCTCAGGGTCGTTTGCTTTTGATCCGATGGTATTGATCTCGCGATTCATCTCCTGCGAAATGAAGTTGAGCTTCCGGCCGACGGACTCTTTCATCTCAAGGGCGTCGCGGAAAAGTTGTATGTGCGAGGCGAGGCGAACGGCTTCTTCGTTTACATCGAGCTTGTCGGCCATGATGGCGATCTCAAATTCAAGACGCTCCCGGTCGACGCGCTCTTCGCTTACGAGTTCGGCAATTCGCTCCTGTAGTCGTGTACGTGCCGCGACAATACGTTCCGGCGCTCGATCATTGATGGTCGCGAGACCTTCTTCCAGCGTATCGAGACTTCCGGCAAGGTCAGACAGAAGAGCCTCACCTTCCTTGCGCCGCATCGCGCATATCTTGGTGATGGCCTCTTCCAGCGCCGCGGCGACGACGGGCCAGAGTTCCTCGATGTCTGTTTCCGCCGTATCGGTCTTGTCGACGATCTCGGGAAAACGCAGAAGGTGCTCGAGTCTGACGGAGTCCTGAATGTCCAATTCCCTGATCAGGTCCTGCAGCAGGTTACGGTACGCCTGGGCCACCGGACGATTGATGCCGACAGCAGACTCCAGTTCGGCCCGCGCCTCAATGGTGAGGTGGGCCGTGATACGCCCGCGTGCCAGGGATTCCTTGATCCGATTCTGAACATCGACCTCCTTTTCGGCGAGGTTGCGCGGTCCCCGGACTGAAATCTCACAGAAGCGGCTGTTCACGGATTTAATTTCGACGACGACCGTGACTCCTTCGCCTTCAGCCCGTCCCCGCCCAAAACCGGTCATACTCGAAATCATAGTCCGCGTGTTGCTTGCTTGCACCGCCGGGCGGTGCGATGTACATCAACCAGAAGAGCCGAAAGCGCCGCCGCTTCCGGCCCGTAAATGCGGAGAGGGTGGGATTCGAACCCACGGTACCCCTAGAGGTACACACGCTTTCCAGGCGTGCCCCTTCAGCCACTCGGGCACCTCTCCGTTCGCATCCAAACACCGGCGTTCTGCAGTCAGAAATAGAACGCAGGTTACACCTCCATGATCTCCGCTTCCTTCCTGTCGAGGTAGTCGTCAATCTTCTGGATGTGCTTGTCGGTGACCTGCTGCAGCTCCTCCTCACCCTCGTAGCGCATGTCCTCAGGCAGGTTCTCGTCCTGCTGCATTCGCTTGATCTCGTCCTTCGAGTGGCGCCTCACATTCCGGACGGCCACCTTCGTGTCTTCGCCGCGTGCCCGTGCCGTCTTAACGAGGTCCTTGCGTCGTTCCTCGGAAAGAGGCGGAATGGGTATTCGGATGAAGGTGCCGTCGTTCGAGGGATTGAATCCCATGTTCGAGGTCAGGATTGCCTTCTCGATCTCCGCAAGTGCAGAGGTGTCCCACGGCTGAACCATGAGAAGGTCCGGCTGTGGCGCACTGACGCTCGCCATCTGGTTCAGGGGCGTCTGTGTCCCGTAGTAGTCCACCCTGAGGTGTTCAAGCATGGCTGGAGACGCTCGGCCAGCCCGGATCGAGGTCAGTTCCGTCCGAAGGTGCTCGAGCGCCTTGTCCATCTTGTCGGTGGCCTCCCCTAGCACTCGCTTAATGTGGTCATCAAGCATAATCGATCTCCAAAATTCAGAATCTGAATCTACCTGGCGTGAGCCACGCCGGCAGCAGATGCTTTACCCGTCCAGTGAACCAGCGTTCCCACCTGGTCGCCGCGAACGACCCGCGCCAGGTTGCCCTCCACGTTCATGTTGAAAACAATAATGGGCATGTCCGACTCCTTGCAAAGCGTAAAAGCCGTCATATCCATGATGCGCAGATTCTTCTCGATCACGTCGTCGCCGTGGATCGTCTTGAACAACTCAGCCCCGGCGTCTTTTTCGGGATCTGCGCTAAACACGCCGTCCACGCGGGTCCCCTTCAGTATCACGTCGGCATCAATCTCCAGCGCGCGAAGCGCGGCCGCCGTGTCCGTCGTGAAGTAAGGATTTCCGGTGCCCGCCCCGAAAATGACGACGCGTCTCTTCTCGAGATGCCGGATCGCTCGCCGCCGAATGAAAGGCTCGGCAATCTGCTCCATCTTGATGCTCGACAACAACCGGGTGTACACGCCCGCCTGCTCGAGCGCATCCTGGAGCGCCATGGCGTTGATCATGGTCGCAAGCATGCCCATGTAGTCCGCATGAGCTCGCGTCATGCCCGTCGAAGCATTGTTCACGCCGCGAAAGATGTTGCCGCCACCAATGACAATCGCGACTTCGACATCTTCATCAATGACCGTCTTGATCTCCCGTGCGTAGGTCGCGAGGACCTTGTCGTCCACGCCATACTCTTTGTCACCGAGCAACGCTTCGCCGCTCAGTTTCAGCATGACCCGTTTGTAACGCAAGCTCGATTCGCCGGCTTCAGACATGTATTTGATGCGTTGATTGGCTGAGGAAAACTAGGGAGTCATCGCAAGCTAAGCAAAGGAAGCGAAGGCGCCGGAGGCATAAACAAACAGGGCGCCACGAATGCGGCGCCCTGCTCACTATCCAGACTTCTTCGGCATCCATTGTCAGTCGCCGAGCGCGAACCTGACGAACGAGTGAACGGTCAGGTCCGACTTCTTGAGCAGGTCGCCTACGCTGATGGAGGCGTCCTTCACGAACGGCTGTTCAACGAGCACGTTATCCTTGAAGTAACGTTCGAGCTTGCCCTGAGCAATTCGATCGAGAATCTTCTCCGGTTTGCCTTCGTTGCGTGCGGCGTCGCGGGCGATCTCGACTTCCTTCTCCTGGACATCGACCGGTACTTCGTCGCGAGTAGTCGCGACCGGATTCAATGCCGCGACCTGCATGGCCACATCACGACCAACGACCGTGGCTTCTCCCGTTCCCGAAATGGAAACGAGTACTCCAAGTCGTGAACCGGGGTGGATGTACGGAACGGACTGGCCGGAGTCGTTGGTCAGTACGGCCAGTCGCCGGACATCGATCTTCTCACCGATCTTGCCGGTAAGTTCGGTGATCATCTGCTCCAGCTTCTGTCCGTTCTCCATGTTGAGCGCCAGGAGAGCATCGCGATCGGCAGGGAGCTTCGCGAGAACGAGATCAGCGACGTCACCGGCGAAGGACTGGAAGTCTTCGTTTCGGGCGACGAAATCTGTTTCGCAGTTCACTTCGACGAGCACACTTGTGTGACCGTCAGCGGATGTTCGAGCAACGACGAGACCCTCCTTGGCATCTCTGTCGGCGCGTTTCGCTGCAACTTTCTGTCCCTTCTTGCGGAGGAGTTCGATGGCGGCGTCAAAGTCGCCGTTGCTCTCAGTGAGCGCACGCTTGCAATCCATCATCCCCACGCCGGTGATGTCGCGAAGCCGCTTTACATCTTTGGCTGATACAGACATTATTTCCATCTCTAAGCTTGCTTGTGTCTTCGTTGAAGGAGTTGGTCGAACGGGTTACGACTTAGCCTTCTCGGCGGCTTCCGCGTCGGCTGGCTCTTTCGCTTTCTTTGCGGCCTTCGCAGCAACTTCTTCAGCGGCCTTCGTCTCGGCTTTTACGTCTGAGACTACGTCGGACGTTTTCGCTGACTTCGTCGCTGCCTTGTCGCCTGGCTTCTCGGTCTTGGCCAGCTGAAGCAACTCCTTCTCCTTCTTCTCAGGTGTCGATGTTGTCTTCCTGGCTCTCTTCTCTTTGTCCGGCTCGCCCTTCTCTTCCTTCTCCGCCTTCTTCGCTTTCTCTGCTCTTTCTGCCT
This DNA window, taken from Rhodothermales bacterium, encodes the following:
- a CDS encoding YicC family protein, which gives rise to MISSMTGFGRGRAEGEGVTVVVEIKSVNSRFCEISVRGPRNLAEKEVDVQNRIKESLARGRITAHLTIEARAELESAVGINRPVAQAYRNLLQDLIRELDIQDSVRLEHLLRFPEIVDKTDTAETDIEELWPVVAAALEEAITKICAMRRKEGEALLSDLAGSLDTLEEGLATINDRAPERIVAARTRLQERIAELVSEERVDRERLEFEIAIMADKLDVNEEAVRLASHIQLFRDALEMKESVGRKLNFISQEMNREINTIGSKANDPEIAHVVVRMKEELERVREQIENVQ
- the gmk gene encoding guanylate kinase yields the protein MNKSKTSNSNGNADRRRIVVLTAPSGSGKTSIARRVMAQMPDLRFSVSVTTRPIRHYERDGVDYHFVSPETFNDYIESGELLEYQEVYPGRLYGTLQREVDRTAAEGPVLLDIDVKGALNVREAFGTDCFVIFIRPPSLEELEKRLTLRGSEDPSSLADRIDKATYELEHQDRFDAVVVNEDLDSAVTDTLALIHSFLDADPDSNPAIESRQRKNGD
- a CDS encoding UMP kinase, with the protein product MSEAGESSLRYKRVMLKLSGEALLGDKEYGVDDKVLATYAREIKTVIDEDVEVAIVIGGGNIFRGVNNASTGMTRAHADYMGMLATMINAMALQDALEQAGVYTRLLSSIKMEQIAEPFIRRRAIRHLEKRRVVIFGAGTGNPYFTTDTAAALRALEIDADVILKGTRVDGVFSADPEKDAGAELFKTIHGDDVIEKNLRIMDMTAFTLCKESDMPIIVFNMNVEGNLARVVRGDQVGTLVHWTGKASAAGVAHAR
- the frr gene encoding ribosome recycling factor, yielding MLDDHIKRVLGEATDKMDKALEHLRTELTSIRAGRASPAMLEHLRVDYYGTQTPLNQMASVSAPQPDLLMVQPWDTSALAEIEKAILTSNMGFNPSNDGTFIRIPIPPLSEERRKDLVKTARARGEDTKVAVRNVRRHSKDEIKRMQQDENLPEDMRYEGEEELQQVTDKHIQKIDDYLDRKEAEIMEV
- the coaBC gene encoding bifunctional phosphopantothenoylcysteine decarboxylase/phosphopantothenate--cysteine ligase CoaBC, which encodes MRIPTRTRRSNLDNEKTVTDLSDRNIILGVTGGIAAYKSAELVRLLKKAGATVQVVMTPDATRFIGPLTLGTLSEREVLMEIFPENESGSWTKHVSLGLWADLFVVAPATAQTVGKLAHGLCDSMLTAVALAARCPILVCPAMDHDMFVHPATQSNLETLEEYGYVVMPPDRGELASGLVGQGRLPEPEAIVERIARELQQRIEACEDLVGMKVLVTAGPTRESIDPVRFLTNHSSGKMGFALAIAARLRGAHVVLVSGPSDLPSPTGVERIDVTTANEMYQAVIRHRDADVVIMAAAVADYTTESTASSKIKKEGDGDLVLTLHRTRDILAELGRSKEPEQTLVGFALETDNEIDNARRKIAEKNLDLIALNNPKDKGAAFRHDTNRVRLIDRDGAVEDLGTKSKDDIANLILDRVVSIRLVGEVSE
- a CDS encoding elongation factor Ts → MSVSAKDVKRLRDITGVGMMDCKRALTESNGDFDAAIELLRKKGQKVAAKRADRDAKEGLVVARTSADGHTSVLVEVNCETDFVARNEDFQSFAGDVADLVLAKLPADRDALLALNMENGQKLEQMITELTGKIGEKIDVRRLAVLTNDSGQSVPYIHPGSRLGVLVSISGTGEATVVGRDVAMQVAALNPVATTRDEVPVDVQEKEVEIARDAARNEGKPEKILDRIAQGKLERYFKDNVLVEQPFVKDASISVGDLLKKSDLTVHSFVRFALGD